In Microbulbifer sp. THAF38, the sequence AAAGCCGAGTAATCCGGTTTCATAGAAGGCAACTGACCAGCTAAAGAGATAAACCGCTTCCAGGTCGAACACGATGAATAAAATGGCAACCAGATAGTAGGCAACCGATATTCGCAACCGAGCGCTGCCCTGGGAAATAATGCCTGACTCAAAGGGTTCATCGGTTGCGGGGTCTCTTCTCTTTTGCCCAAGAAAATAGGAGAGACTGAGCATAAGTACGATTAATGCGAGTACGGCGAGGCAATAAACGACCAGTGGCCATACTTCCGGGTTAAGCTGCTCTGGATAGTTCAACTTCTTTCTCCCCGTTTTTCTATTGGGCCCCGCCCGTATTGATTATTAGTACCGCCGCGAAAACACTGGATCAAGATGGGCGCTTTCTTTGTTGATGAAAGCGAATTTGACAATGGGCTTTTATTCTTGATTTGGCATCTGTTTCAATGGACGTTATTTAAACCCAAAATCCTTGTCTGGCCGTTCACTGTTTATAAGGCCTAGCTGTAGATTGCGCCAGTGCCACTAAGGAACGTTTACTTCTTACGCTTTTAGTTTTTATTAGTTGGCATTCTGTAAGAATTAACGACAGTGGATGAAAGGCTTCACATTTTTTCCGTAAATGGAAATGTTTAAAAGGATCAATAGACAAATTAATGAGTGAAGAGACGATATTTGGAAGGGAGTCGGGGGAAAGTAGTGAAATAATAATTAATAAGGGGGTAGATCCCCCTTATTATTAGCAACCAAATCTGACCAACTTAAAGGTTACTGATTCACCGGCTTCCTGCCAGGTGATAGCTGCCTCCGCTTCTTCATCGATATTGTCGACGCTGGGTGCTGGGTGCTGGGTGCTGGGTGCTGGGTACTGGGTACTGGGTAGTAATGCAGCATGATGGTTTCGCCCTCTGGGCCAGCTGGAGTTTTTGCGCGCTGCAAGATTGCCTCGGTGATATAGGGCATTAGCGGGTGCGTTAAGCGCATAATTGCAGACCATCTTCGATGGGTGGTTTGGGGGCCGATAGCTAGAAACTACCGACTATCCGATTTATATGACTGTAAGCGTCATTTGATAAAATCTATCATCTTCGCTTTCTATGACAAACCCTAGGCGACCATAAAGTCTATATGCTGGACTACGTTTAAATACTCGTAGATCAATGAACCCTAGTTGTTTTTGCCTTGCAAGCTCGATTACCTTAGAAATAATTAAAGCGCCTAACCCTTTGTTCTGTTGAGTAGATACAACTTGAATATCTCGCAGTTGACAGCGATTGTTTTCGAATGAGAGTCGAACAACACCAAAAACTCCATCAGCGTTCACTACATCATAGTTTTCAAGATTTTCAATTGCACTGCGTACATCTGATAAAGTCCAGTCAACGCCATACATGTCATAGTACTCCTGCATGTTGGCAAGAGTAAGTTTTGCAGATTTATCCAAGTCTTGGGTTTTAATAAATTGTGTCATTGGTAAAATTATAACGTCTCAAACACCGGATGACGCGACAGCTGTGTCTGGTTGATTTGACTTATTAGTAGTGAAGTAGTCAGTAATTTGAGCTTCCACTTCTTTCCTACAAATCTCAATTACTTTATCGCCCACCTCGTCATTGAATGAAGATTTAAATATGCATTGAATAAAAACACCTTTTTCACCAGAACTAAAAGACATATTTTGGTAGCGAAGACCTAAAAGATTACTTAAATCTTGACCCTGGAGCTCTACAACTTCTTTTTGAATTTGATGATGTAAATTGCCATTCCAAACAAGATTAGCTATGACAGGGGCTGCCTTGAGATTCTCCTCATGATTCTGGCCTCCTTCAACTTGAATATTATAATTCTTTGAAGTGGATACTTCGCAAGCACCAATAAAAAGAATGGTTATTAATAAAATAGTCCTCATTTGAAATTCCTTACTTCTAATGCCTAAAGCACCTGTGGCAAAACCGGAGCGAAGCGGCAGTTTTGACGTTGGGTGCCTTTACTTGATACGCCTAAGACGGGCATGGACTAATCGGGGTGAAAGTCCCCTGTAGGAAGATCACCATTTAATGGGTTCCATTAAATGCTAACTACTGGCGAATGACGACTGCAACAGCCAAGGACACCGAAGCCGGGTGATCTAACGGGTAGAGTCAAAGATGCAATTGTGTAGTGAAAGTTCATGCTTTTAACTGGGGAAGTCTGTTTAATTTACTACAGTGAAGCTGTCAGGACGGTAACAGACTCATGTATAGGCCTAACCGGTTCGAGACTATCGTTAAGTGCATGGGTAGGGAACCGCTGATTACGTACCCCGCGATGACTGGTGTAGTAGCCGGTAACTATAAATTGCCGGCTACACGATTTTGAGCTACTCAACAACATTGCCAGAGGAACTTACCGATCGTTCCCTCTTTATTTATGAATGCGTATGAAACACCGGAGTCTCCAAAATTGATACTAAATGGAACTTCACAGGAATCTAGCTGCATAAGAAGTGACCAATCATCCGTATTTCCGGGAAATTCGTCACCTTGTAGAAAGCTAGGTGTCCCACCAATTTTATTTCCTCCCAGCTTATTACAGTATTTTTCATAGTCATCGTCAGCTAGTTCAAAGCGTTCTGCTTCTGGAATGAACTCTGGGTCTTTTGAGGCTGAAAGATCAACAGCTAATTCGATGTCTATTGGGTAAAGACCAGTTTTCCCCTTTACCTCAACAAAGTCCTGTAAAGTTGGTCCAGTGGTGATATTTCGTACCTTAATTTGAGGCTTACCACCCGGTTGAATAATTACTGCATTCTCGCCACCATCTGGCTCCCATGTTCCATCAACGTACTCATCATCATCTGTCATGAAGATATAGGCTACTTTTCCCTCACAACCTGGGAATAGATCATTTGTAAGTTTGATCTGACAAATAAAGCGCATGGGAGAATCCATTTCAGAGCTTATTGGCCATTGAGCTTCCTCAAGCCAATTGGGCTGACCGCCAAATTTTGTAACAACATCAGAAATCGGTAATTCAGTTACTTTGAATTTTATTGTATTCCGAGTAATCATACTTATCCTTGTGTACTCTAAACCCTTGCTAATAGGCTGCTGAAACTCAGTGTAGGCTGTCCCGCGGAAGCGGAACGGAGTGTACTTGAGTAACTTGGTACGCCTAGTATGGACGTGAACTAATGGGGTGAAAGCCCCCTGTAGGAAGATCACCGTTTAATGGGCGTCATTAAATGCTAACTACCAGCGAATGGCAACTGCAACACCGTGAGGTCTTGTGAGGAGGAAGCCGCTAGCAAGACTACGAGCTGACGAACAGAAACATCCTATAAGGCTTAGCCTGGAGGGGCACCGAAACGGGGAGGTCTAAGGGTAGAGTCAATGGTGTAGCTGTGCAGTGAAAGGTCACATTCTTATCTGGGGAGATCGGTTTAGCTTGCTGCTGTGAAGCTGTCAACGTGGCCGCTGACTCAGGAGTAGTGCACTGACATGATACTCTACTCAAATGAAGAGCTACTCGACACTTTCGTTAGGTAGAAATTCATTACGGATAGGGAACCGCTCATTGCGGACCCACACAATGGGCGGTGTGGGGGCCGGTAGCTAGAAACTACCGGCTACCCGATTTATGCGCCTGTCTCTGCCTAATCACAGCGACATCTATGTAGTTATCAAATAGTGCTTATTTACGATTAGCCCACGGAGATTTATTTTCAAAAGTTGAGATATACAGATTCTCGACTTTATCTCGAGCCCACTGGGTTTTGCGTAAAAATTTGAGCGAAGACTTAATTGATGGGTCACTCTTAAAACAATTGATATTAATCCTATCAGCCAAACCATCCCAGCCATAATGCTCCTGCAAACGTGCAACAACCTTCTCAAGAGCAATACCATGTAGCGGATTATTTGGTTGTTCTTTGCTCATTCTTCAATCAATACTCTATGTTTAATGCCGCGAGCATGGGCGTGAACTGATGGGGTGAAAGCTCCCTGCAGGAAGATCACCATTTAATGGGTGCCATTAAATGCTAACTACTAGCGAATGGCAACTGTAACACCGTGAGGTCTTGTGGGGATGAAGCGGCTAGTTAAGCTATGGGCTGACGGACCGAAACATCCTATAAGGCTTCGCCTGGAGGCGAGATGGGCAAGGACACGGAAGCCGGGTGATCTAATGGGTAGAGTCAATGATGCAGCTGTGTAGTGAAGGTTCACACTCTTACCTGGGGAGATCTGTTTAACTTGCTGTTGTGAAGTTGTCAGTGTGGCCGCTGACTCATAAGTAGGCTCAACCCGCTAGTCATCATCGCGGGGGTAGAGAAAAAGTGGTGGAACACAGCAGCGCCTCGGTCAGTAATGACTAAGGTGATTAAGCAGAAGTCAGCCGACGGCATAGTAGCCTAATGCAAAGATTAATACCTTGGACATGGTGAAGGCCTGAACCTAAACTCCACGAGTTTAAAGACAGGGCTAGCCTACGGATAGGTTTCCAGTCGGATAAAGTTGAGGTAGCGCACTGCCATGACACTCAGATCAAATGAAGAGCTGCACGATACTGTTGTTGGGTAGAGATTCATTACGGATAGGGAACCGCCCATTGCGGAGTCCCATGATGGGTGGTGTGGGGGCCGGCAGCTAGAAACTACCGGCTACCCGATTTATATGAATTACTCACGTAATTTGCAATAAGTTTGTACGCCACCATATGTGACCTTCCACTGTTTCTGATTACTTTCATTATCAGAAGACACTAATGAATACTCTATTGTTGCCTGCCCACATACTATCTCTGGGTCTACTGATCTTCTACAAAGTCCATAATTTCCATTTTTGTCAGAGACCCAAAAATCCTTGTACCTCGTAATTCGAGGTTTGGGTATACTCTTGTACATCGAGCCATCTTCTAGAAGAGAAATTAGCTCTATAGAATTCATTGGCGGCCTGTTAATAGCTTCCCAGCGACGAGCATTACCAAGCTCGCCACATCCGTCGGGCAGACTATTTTGTTTCCATGTAATAGCATCTAAAGCAATAGGATCTGGCTTCACATCTAGTTTTCGATATTCTTTGAATTTACCTAGCTCTTTGAAATCATTTACAGCGTATAAAACTAATCCGGTTCGAGCGCAGATATTGGTTGTATATACGATTTCGTCATCGGTCAATTCATCAATCGACTTGTGATTCTTAATTGTTTTTCTATCTCCAATAATACTAAGGGAGGCGGCATTTGGAGCTCCATCTATTTGCTTGTTATTCCAGTTTTCTGCTTTTCTTCCGAAACCGTAAACTATTAGGTTGGTCCCAGGCTTTAAAAATTCACGGAAGAAGCCTCCACAGCTAGAACCCTCTACATTAGTATGCATGGTAAACTTACTACTAATATTACCTTTCCATACCCTAGCAACATCGAATTCCAATAGAATTCTAGGTTCCCATTCCTCTTTAGAGTCCACAAGCGTGAAGTTATCCACTATGCCTGCAAAAACCACATCTGCGGATTCCTTAGCTTCATTCACGCTTATGGGGGCACATGTACACGCCCAAGACTGATAGGAAACTAATAATCCAAATATTGGTAACAATCTAAACATATATATGTTTTCGTTTTACGAGACTAAGCTCAAACTCACAAAACGCCTTTAGCAAAGGCAAATTGCGGAGCCGAAGGCGTAGTAATTTGTCCGCTTGCCTAAATTTAATACGCTCAGCATGGGCATGGGCATGGGCATGGGCATGGGCTAATGGGATAAAAGTCCCCTGTAGGTAGATCACTATTTAATGGGTTCCATTAAATGCTAACTACTAACGAATGGCAACTGTAATACCGCAAGGTCTTGTGGGGAGGAAAACTTCGAGCTGACGAACAGAAACATCGTATAGGGCTTAGCTGTAGGCGAGGTAGGCAAGGACACTGAAGCCGGAAGATCTAACGGGTAGAGTAAATGATGCACTTCAAAGCTGAATGAAGGCAATAATTACAGTCGCAAATACAAGGATTTATAATTTCGAGTGGCTCAGCAAACTGAAACTCAACTCGCCATCGGTTACATTTACACGATCCTTTATAGAACATAAAAATTTGTACCAATTACAATTAAGCACAGCATTCTCATTTTCGACGAGGAAGGCTTCCCGCCTCCAACATTGTGGACTATATGTGATAAGTTTTATTGAGTCCGCTTTACCTATTGTTGTTATAGGTACGCTCGTTTGTAGTTTGCATCAAGAAAGAACAAAATATTTATATTTTGACTTACAGTTGCCTGCAAATATGAGATAATACTAGACTTACTTCTCAGCCCATTTGTAGTTTGGATTTATCTTAATGAAGAAATTATTAAGTGTGTTGCTTTCAGCAGCAGTGCTTACTGGTGTTGTTGCACCGAAAATTACCGGTATTCAACTTGAGTCATCCATTGATGAAATAATCACTGCCGCGAATGAAAATTCGGCATACACGGTTGAAGTAAAAAGCATGGATTCATCCTGGTTTTCAACCCAGACCACCTTTTTGGTAAGCATGGATCTCAATGCTTTCTCGGATGTATCAGATACCCCTGAACTTGAACCTTTTTCTGTAGAAGTAGATTTCAGTGCTTCCCACGGCCCCTTTCGCTTCGGTGAACATGCCGGTTTCGGATGGCTTGGCTGGACGCTAGAAGTTGCCGGTGATCAATTACGTGAACATTTGGTGTGGGCTGAGCAAACTCCTTTTTACCAGCTTCATGGCGATATGAATGCTCTAGGTGGTTATTACTATAACGACAGCATTACGCCATTTACTACTGATATTGAAGATCATAAAGCTCAATTAACTTTCAGCGGTTTTCAGGGTAAAGGGCAATATCAGGATGGGCAACTAACTTACCAAGGGGGTGCCGATAGCCTTACCGTCACTTCTGAGTTAAGGGATGTCAAGGTTGAGAGGTTGACTATGGATATGACCATGCCTTCCTCCCTTAAGGCAATCTTTGAAAGTGCTTTTTATGATTCTGATACAACAATTAACTTTGGTGCCATCAGGTTAAATGATAGAGAACAAAACGAAAATATTGACATTGCTGACCTATATGTGAAGGCCAGTACTGAATTCAACCAAGAAAAACAACAGGGAAATATGCAGGTTGCCTACGGCTCTAAAAAGATCGACATAGCTGAATTCCATGGTGAAGATCTGGCCCTTGAGATTGAGGTCGCCAATATCAGCCAAGAATTTTTGAAGTCTTATCAGGATTTTGCCAACTCACTCAATACGCTACCTGCTGAAGACGCAGGAGCTAAGGCCATGGAGTTTATGAGCGCTAACCTGTTATCTTTAGTGGCTGGCGAGCCTCAAGTGAATATTACCAGCTTACGAGGTACTTTCCCGCAAGGCAGCTTTAACAGTAACCTTCATACTAGCTTAGTTGGCATTAGCGCGTTACCGGAGCAATCACTAGATCCGGCTTTCTGGCTGTCACATGCCTTAGTTGACGGCAAGCTAAGTGGAGATAAAGCCTTGATTGAATTTATGGCCGTACAAGTGATGAAAGTTCAATTGAAAAATAACCCGCAAACCCAAGGCATGAGTGAAGAGCAGCTGGAGCAAGTAGCTGCTCAACAAGTACCGACCATATTAGAGTCTCTTGAGCAACAAGGTTTGTTGGTATCAACCAATGACGGCTACAGCTCCAATATCAGCCTGAAGGACAGCGAGTTTAAGGTTAATGAAAAACCTATGCCGCTGCCCCTTTAGCGGATATTAGCCGTTTGTGATTGAAGTGGCTTACCTTAAGCCACTTCATACTTTTTTGCGTCAGACTGACTGTTTCCTCCTCTTCTAAGGCTGACGATTTATCGGTTTATTGTGTTAACGATGTTTACCTAAGCTATAAACAAAGCGGGACATGGTTTAGTTTTTGTTATTGGTGAAAACGTAAGAATACAAGCGCTAACGGCTGTTAACCCATGGTTATGACTTTTTAAGCCCTTTTAGTATGGCTACCGAATGCTCCCTGGTCTTACGATAAAAGTCCTTTCTTCCTGAGACTGAAGCAAACCCTGTCGTTGCAAACATTGCGGTCATAACCTGACCATATTCGGAAAAATACAATTCGCCGGCTTCACTTGAAATATTTATGCGAAGGTCTTTGTCCAGCTCCCAAGCCCCTTTATCGAAAAGAGCGGTATG encodes:
- a CDS encoding VF530 family DNA-binding protein — translated: MSKEQPNNPLHGIALEKVVARLQEHYGWDGLADRININCFKSDPSIKSSLKFLRKTQWARDKVENLYISTFENKSPWANRK
- a CDS encoding DUF1963 domain-containing protein, yielding MITRNTIKFKVTELPISDVVTKFGGQPNWLEEAQWPISSEMDSPMRFICQIKLTNDLFPGCEGKVAYIFMTDDDEYVDGTWEPDGGENAVIIQPGGKPQIKVRNITTGPTLQDFVEVKGKTGLYPIDIELAVDLSASKDPEFIPEAERFELADDDYEKYCNKLGGNKIGGTPSFLQGDEFPGNTDDWSLLMQLDSCEVPFSINFGDSGVSYAFINKEGTIGKFLWQCC
- a CDS encoding N-acetyltransferase produces the protein MTQFIKTQDLDKSAKLTLANMQEYYDMYGVDWTLSDVRSAIENLENYDVVNADGVFGVVRLSFENNRCQLRDIQVVSTQQNKGLGALIISKVIELARQKQLGFIDLRVFKRSPAYRLYGRLGFVIESEDDRFYQMTLTVI
- the ndhC gene encoding NADH-quinone oxidoreductase subunit A — encoded protein: MNYPEQLNPEVWPLVVYCLAVLALIVLMLSLSYFLGQKRRDPATDEPFESGIISQGSARLRISVAYYLVAILFIVFDLEAVYLFSWSVAFYETGLLGFIEATIFIVILLVGLIYLWRLGALEWGGEQKSLINRKNHQ
- a CDS encoding YdgA family protein codes for the protein MKKLLSVLLSAAVLTGVVAPKITGIQLESSIDEIITAANENSAYTVEVKSMDSSWFSTQTTFLVSMDLNAFSDVSDTPELEPFSVEVDFSASHGPFRFGEHAGFGWLGWTLEVAGDQLREHLVWAEQTPFYQLHGDMNALGGYYYNDSITPFTTDIEDHKAQLTFSGFQGKGQYQDGQLTYQGGADSLTVTSELRDVKVERLTMDMTMPSSLKAIFESAFYDSDTTINFGAIRLNDREQNENIDIADLYVKASTEFNQEKQQGNMQVAYGSKKIDIAEFHGEDLALEIEVANISQEFLKSYQDFANSLNTLPAEDAGAKAMEFMSANLLSLVAGEPQVNITSLRGTFPQGSFNSNLHTSLVGISALPEQSLDPAFWLSHALVDGKLSGDKALIEFMAVQVMKVQLKNNPQTQGMSEEQLEQVAAQQVPTILESLEQQGLLVSTNDGYSSNISLKDSEFKVNEKPMPLPL
- a CDS encoding DUF2846 domain-containing protein, producing the protein MLIGCTATGPAFDQVDEPKNEKAIAYIFRQASFYGSGSSPDLVIDQKEISCLKNGGVFELELEPGMHTALFDKGAWELDKDLRINISSEAGELYFSEYGQVMTAMFATTGFASVSGRKDFYRKTREHSVAILKGLKKS